In Actinomadura citrea, a single window of DNA contains:
- a CDS encoding VOC family protein has protein sequence MTSEIRRTFYPLIRSADPAETLAWLEKAFGFEPVDVHKDDKGTVVHAEMRYDTGLIMFGAASTATAAVYVAIDDPDAHHDRAKAAGAEIFRELADQDYGSRDYAARDPDGNEWYFGTYRP, from the coding sequence ATGACCAGCGAGATCCGCCGCACCTTCTACCCGTTGATCCGCTCGGCCGACCCGGCCGAGACGCTCGCATGGCTGGAGAAGGCCTTCGGCTTCGAACCCGTGGACGTCCACAAGGACGACAAGGGCACCGTCGTCCACGCGGAGATGCGCTACGACACCGGCCTCATCATGTTCGGGGCCGCCTCCACCGCCACGGCCGCCGTCTACGTCGCCATCGACGACCCCGACGCCCACCACGACCGCGCCAAGGCCGCGGGAGCCGAGATCTTTCGTGAGCTGGCCGACCAGGACTACGGCTCCCGCGACTACGCGGCCCGCGACCCCGACGGCAACGAGTGGTACTTCGGCACCTACCGCCCCTGA
- a CDS encoding PIG-L family deacetylase, whose amino-acid sequence MTHELTLMAVHAHPDDEVLGTGGLLARSAAEGVRTVLVTCTNGEQGDDSGGVKPGEPGHDAEGVARRRLAELRESASLLDIGHLELLGYRDSGMDGWSTNDDPAAFANIQIEESAGRLAALMERYRPQVVVTYDENGGYGHPDHIQAHRIALAAAEQTGIPDKLYYTAIPRSGIKQMFEAARAAGMDLGFEPPEDFGTPDELITSALDVAAHFEAKRDALLAHASQGENIFLLKLPEEMQKAAFSSEAFIRHFSRVEAPSREDDLFAGLR is encoded by the coding sequence ATGACGCATGAGCTCACGTTGATGGCCGTCCACGCCCACCCCGACGACGAAGTGCTGGGAACCGGCGGCCTGCTCGCCCGCAGCGCGGCCGAGGGCGTCCGGACGGTCCTGGTCACCTGCACCAATGGCGAGCAGGGCGACGACTCCGGCGGTGTGAAGCCCGGCGAGCCCGGGCACGACGCCGAGGGGGTGGCGCGGCGCCGCCTCGCCGAGCTCCGTGAGTCCGCCTCGCTTCTCGACATCGGCCACCTGGAGCTGCTCGGCTACCGCGACTCCGGCATGGACGGCTGGTCCACCAATGACGACCCGGCGGCGTTCGCGAACATACAGATCGAGGAGTCCGCCGGGCGGCTCGCGGCGCTGATGGAGCGCTACCGGCCGCAGGTGGTCGTCACCTACGACGAGAACGGCGGCTACGGGCACCCCGACCACATCCAGGCCCACCGGATCGCGCTCGCCGCCGCCGAGCAGACCGGCATTCCCGACAAGCTCTACTACACGGCCATTCCGCGGTCAGGTATCAAGCAGATGTTCGAGGCCGCCCGGGCCGCGGGCATGGACCTCGGCTTCGAACCGCCCGAGGACTTCGGTACCCCCGACGAGCTGATCACCAGCGCGCTCGACGTCGCCGCCCATTTCGAGGCCAAGCGCGACGCGCTGCTGGCGCACGCCAGCCAGGGCGAGAACATCTTCCTGCTGAAGCTGCCGGAGGAGATGCAGAAGGCGGCGTTCTCCTCGGAGGCGTTCATCCGCCACTTCAGCCGGGTCGAGGCGCCGAGCCGGGAGGACGACCTGTTCGCGGGCCTCAGGTAG
- a CDS encoding ARPP-2 domain-containing protein gives MTITLDGLETRPAQVWGSVRLVPLVRDEPVPHLRLHRKVFEEPVTVVDVGDAAYVSFVPHAFVATWSDGDQTQAASYGTRLLERDTRAAPPRMPVRFTRRMARKAGRDRLRFLPLHLAVEGYLALHFGGPEIAWEEWSRRAVAHGLSPRCEETYLGRRVRGLEDALRIFEIHPGQCGVLVYVADALASAFVVPHPDDYRALHPTLVEDLFGELIYMYGLLGAPAGDLSAPIDPAGIRTLGDLRVAAEMREAEWAAFHDEVMAGRLFDEDGSRRAVQSLRGFELARFLPSFALGRENHIGEIITGGGGEVAYLKTFRLSEAQVRRGYLLRRLAEHDWRLSATAAALGADSAGLALRLERAGFGYLLRQDVLDHFRAQRRAT, from the coding sequence ATGACGATCACGCTGGACGGGCTGGAGACCAGGCCCGCGCAGGTGTGGGGCTCGGTCAGGCTCGTCCCCCTCGTCCGGGACGAGCCCGTGCCCCACCTGCGGCTGCACCGGAAGGTGTTCGAGGAGCCGGTGACGGTCGTGGACGTGGGCGACGCCGCCTACGTCTCGTTCGTCCCCCATGCCTTCGTCGCGACGTGGAGCGACGGCGACCAGACGCAGGCGGCCTCGTACGGGACGCGTCTCCTGGAGCGCGACACGCGAGCCGCCCCGCCGCGCATGCCCGTGCGGTTCACGCGGCGGATGGCCAGGAAGGCGGGCAGGGACCGGCTCCGCTTCCTCCCGCTGCACCTGGCCGTCGAGGGCTATCTGGCGCTGCACTTCGGCGGCCCGGAGATCGCGTGGGAGGAGTGGTCGCGCAGGGCGGTCGCGCACGGGCTGTCGCCGCGCTGCGAGGAGACCTACCTCGGTCGGCGGGTGCGCGGGCTGGAGGACGCGCTGCGGATCTTCGAGATCCATCCGGGCCAGTGCGGCGTCCTGGTGTACGTGGCCGACGCCCTGGCCAGCGCGTTCGTCGTGCCGCACCCCGACGACTACCGGGCGCTGCACCCGACGCTGGTCGAGGACCTCTTCGGTGAGCTGATCTACATGTACGGCCTGCTGGGCGCGCCCGCCGGCGACCTCTCCGCGCCGATCGACCCCGCCGGTATCAGGACGCTGGGCGACCTGCGCGTCGCGGCGGAGATGCGCGAGGCGGAGTGGGCCGCCTTCCACGACGAGGTCATGGCCGGGCGGCTCTTCGACGAGGACGGGTCGCGCCGGGCGGTGCAGTCGCTGCGCGGGTTCGAGCTGGCGCGGTTCCTGCCCTCGTTCGCGCTGGGCAGGGAGAACCACATCGGGGAGATCATCACCGGCGGGGGCGGCGAGGTCGCCTACCTCAAGACGTTCCGCCTCTCGGAGGCGCAGGTCAGGCGCGGGTACCTGCTCAGGCGGCTGGCCGAGCACGACTGGCGGCTGAGCGCCACCGCCGCCGCCCTCGGCGCCGACAGCGCGGGTCTGGCGCTGCGCCTCGAACGGGCCGGATTCGGCTACCTGCTGCGGCAGGACGTCCTCGACCACTTCCGGGCGCAGCGCCGCGCTACCTGA
- a CDS encoding TIGR03621 family F420-dependent LLM class oxidoreductase: protein MHRNFRFGVVGESIRSGRELAGTARRAEELGYDVLTLRDHFVAGPFGDQLAPMVALASAAAATSALRLGTMVLSNDFRHPVMLAKEAATLDHLSDGRFELGLGAGWLREEYEAAGMAFDRPGTRVGRLAESLQVLRGLLSGEKTTFTGEHYTIDGLAVFPRPERRPPLVVGAGSRRMLGIAGRYADTVGILPRALPEGTISEEVSERLPDTIARKVDWVREAAAGRDVELSMMVTPTFGPDPRRAAAKVAVTRGWGTSSAEVVLDMPSQFVGPPEHIAEQMLARRDRFGFTYYQVSDAVMEAFAPVIPLLAP from the coding sequence ATGCACAGGAACTTCCGCTTCGGCGTCGTGGGCGAGTCGATCCGCTCGGGCAGAGAACTCGCCGGCACGGCCCGCCGCGCCGAAGAGCTCGGATACGACGTCCTGACCTTGCGGGACCACTTCGTCGCCGGGCCGTTCGGCGACCAGCTCGCACCCATGGTGGCGCTGGCGTCCGCCGCGGCCGCGACGAGCGCGCTGCGGCTGGGCACGATGGTGCTCTCCAACGACTTCCGGCACCCGGTGATGCTCGCCAAGGAGGCCGCGACGCTCGACCACCTGTCGGACGGTCGGTTCGAATTGGGTCTCGGCGCGGGCTGGCTGCGCGAGGAGTACGAGGCCGCCGGAATGGCGTTCGACCGGCCCGGGACGCGGGTCGGGCGCCTTGCGGAGTCACTGCAGGTCCTGCGCGGCCTGCTGAGCGGCGAGAAGACGACGTTCACCGGCGAGCATTACACGATCGACGGTCTGGCGGTCTTCCCGCGCCCGGAGCGGCGCCCGCCGCTCGTCGTCGGCGCGGGCAGCCGGCGCATGCTCGGCATCGCCGGCCGCTACGCCGACACGGTCGGGATCCTCCCCCGCGCCCTGCCCGAGGGGACGATCTCGGAGGAGGTCTCCGAGCGCCTCCCGGACACCATCGCCCGCAAGGTCGACTGGGTCCGCGAGGCCGCCGCGGGGCGGGACGTCGAGCTGAGCATGATGGTGACGCCCACGTTCGGCCCCGACCCTCGCCGCGCCGCCGCGAAGGTCGCGGTGACGCGCGGCTGGGGCACGTCGTCGGCCGAGGTCGTCCTCGACATGCCGTCCCAGTTCGTGGGCCCGCCCGAGCACATCGCCGAGCAGATGCTGGCACGCCGGGACCGCTTCGGCTTCACCTACTACCAGGTCTCGGACGCGGTCATGGAGGCGTTCGCCCCCGTCATCCCTCTCCTTGCCCCCTAG
- a CDS encoding GNAT family N-acetyltransferase: MEIYKGGPGDAPVMVAMLDGAVAWLAANGRTGQWGSEPWSGDPRRVERIAGIARDDEIWVARVDGRPAGVMAVAPGPPHYVDPVDEPELYITLLVTDRAFAGHGVGGALIAKARDEAGAKGVGLLRVDCYGGDDGRLVEYYRSNGFETDAAFTVGDWPGRVLSQRIGR, encoded by the coding sequence ATGGAGATTTACAAGGGCGGGCCCGGCGACGCCCCGGTGATGGTGGCGATGTTGGACGGGGCGGTGGCCTGGCTCGCCGCCAACGGCCGTACGGGGCAGTGGGGCAGCGAGCCGTGGTCGGGGGATCCGCGCCGCGTCGAGCGGATCGCGGGCATCGCCCGCGACGACGAGATCTGGGTGGCGCGGGTCGACGGGCGGCCAGCCGGCGTCATGGCGGTCGCGCCCGGGCCCCCGCACTACGTCGACCCGGTCGACGAGCCGGAGCTGTACATCACCCTCCTGGTCACCGACCGCGCGTTCGCCGGGCACGGTGTGGGCGGGGCGCTGATCGCCAAGGCGAGGGACGAGGCCGGGGCGAAGGGCGTCGGCCTGCTGCGCGTCGACTGCTACGGCGGCGACGACGGGCGGCTGGTGGAGTACTACCGCAGCAACGGGTTCGAGACGGACGCCGCCTTCACGGTCGGCGACTGGCCGGGACGGGTCCTGTCCCAGCGTATCGGCAGGTAG
- a CDS encoding phosphotransferase family protein, translating into MQPEQVDRALVDFDVLGGWMEGRGLPGGPFEGVERLAGGTQNTLIRFRRGGRDYVLRRGPGHLRARTNEVLRREARVLGALDGTDVPAPRLIAACPDETVMGGAVFYLMTPVDGFNASVTLPELHARDASVRREMGLNAARALSALGAVDHAAVGLGDFGKPEGFLERQVGRWMSELDSYSTLDGYPGPEIPGLDDVARWLEEHRPQTWRPGIMHGDYHLANLMYSFDGPEVAAIVDWEMCTVGDPLLDLGWLLATWPDRADQSAALAGPLGAAGGLPAAEELVEVYAERAGAVDGRDLSSITWYAVLACFKLGVVLEGTHARAFAGKAPKETGDLLHSITLGLFTRARDFIGS; encoded by the coding sequence GTGCAGCCTGAGCAGGTCGACCGCGCCCTGGTGGACTTCGACGTCCTGGGCGGGTGGATGGAAGGCCGGGGCCTGCCGGGCGGCCCGTTCGAGGGCGTCGAGCGGCTGGCGGGCGGCACCCAGAACACGCTGATCCGGTTCCGGCGCGGCGGCCGCGACTACGTGCTCAGGCGCGGTCCCGGCCACCTGCGCGCGAGGACGAACGAGGTCCTGCGGCGCGAGGCCCGCGTGCTGGGAGCGCTCGACGGGACCGACGTCCCCGCGCCGCGCCTCATCGCGGCCTGCCCGGACGAGACGGTCATGGGCGGCGCGGTCTTCTACCTCATGACCCCGGTGGACGGCTTCAACGCGTCGGTCACGCTGCCCGAGTTGCACGCGCGGGACGCGTCCGTCCGGCGCGAGATGGGGCTGAACGCGGCACGGGCGCTCTCCGCCTTGGGCGCCGTCGACCACGCGGCGGTCGGCCTCGGCGATTTCGGCAAGCCCGAGGGCTTCCTGGAGCGGCAGGTGGGCCGCTGGATGTCCGAACTCGACTCCTACAGCACGCTCGACGGCTACCCCGGGCCGGAGATCCCCGGCCTCGACGACGTCGCGCGGTGGCTGGAGGAGCACCGCCCCCAGACGTGGCGCCCGGGGATCATGCACGGCGACTACCACCTGGCCAACCTGATGTACTCCTTCGACGGTCCGGAGGTCGCCGCGATCGTCGACTGGGAGATGTGCACGGTCGGCGACCCGCTGCTCGACCTCGGCTGGCTGCTGGCCACCTGGCCCGACCGCGCCGACCAGAGCGCGGCCCTGGCCGGCCCGCTCGGCGCCGCGGGCGGCCTGCCCGCCGCCGAGGAGCTGGTCGAGGTCTACGCCGAGCGCGCGGGCGCCGTCGACGGGCGCGACCTGTCGTCCATCACCTGGTACGCGGTGCTGGCCTGCTTCAAGCTCGGCGTCGTCCTGGAGGGCACGCACGCCCGCGCGTTCGCGGGCAAGGCCCCCAAGGAGACCGGTGACCTCCTCCACTCGATCACGCTCGGCCTCTTCACCCGCGCCCGCGACTTCATCGGCTCCTAG
- a CDS encoding TetR/AcrR family transcriptional regulator, whose amino-acid sequence MSDTRERLLDAAETLYAARGVDAVSLREILQEAGARNATAVQYHFGDRAGILRAIFARHAPEVEARRHALLDAYQDGEQGVRPLAAALVRPMSARLADASGRAYLQIWADVLNRPDPLVPVAVLDDPRDSLCRWRTLVEPLLEEDAARLHRRFTAILYAAIELARRARSGPRTDDRLFTSYLIDVVAAILGAPVSPETRRLAAERDAARR is encoded by the coding sequence ATGAGTGACACACGGGAACGACTGCTGGACGCGGCCGAGACCCTCTACGCCGCCCGCGGCGTGGACGCCGTCAGCCTCCGCGAGATCCTCCAGGAGGCCGGAGCGCGCAACGCCACGGCCGTCCAGTACCACTTCGGCGACCGCGCCGGGATCCTGCGCGCGATCTTCGCCCGGCACGCCCCCGAGGTCGAGGCCCGCCGCCACGCCCTGCTCGACGCCTACCAGGACGGCGAGCAGGGCGTCCGCCCCCTGGCCGCGGCCCTCGTCCGCCCCATGTCGGCCCGCCTGGCCGACGCCTCGGGCCGCGCCTACCTGCAGATCTGGGCGGACGTGCTGAACCGCCCGGACCCCCTCGTCCCCGTGGCGGTCCTGGACGATCCCCGCGACAGCCTCTGCCGCTGGCGGACCCTGGTGGAGCCCCTCCTGGAGGAGGACGCGGCCCGGCTGCACCGCCGCTTCACCGCCATCCTGTACGCCGCGATCGAGCTGGCCCGCCGCGCCCGCTCCGGCCCCCGCACCGACGACCGCCTGTTCACCAGCTATCTGATCGACGTCGTCGCGGCGATCCTCGGCGCCCCCGTCTCCCCGGAGACACGCCGCCTCGCCGCCGAACGCGACGCCGCCCGCCGCTGA
- a CDS encoding sugar ABC transporter ATP-binding protein, which translates to MLVASGLVKHYGGVTALDGVGITLDAGEVHALVGENGAGKSTLVKIISGVVRPEGGTVELDGARVRFADARQAAAQGVAIVSQELMTYDDLTVLENLFPYGAPRRGGLVSTREMRRLAEPVLAELGLDPPPHARVGELPLADRQLLEICRALLQNPRVLILDEPTSALPRDAAARLAAVTRRLAGRGLAVLYISHFLEEVMRVATRVTVLRDGRVVLPGEPAADVGLDSLVTAMLGQPARHATAATAAPRRPGGAAVALNGVTVPGRLREVSLTAEGGEIVGLVGLQGSGHLSVLDAVCGRARPSSGTVRLPDGRRPRSARHAVTAGVAYISGDRKGRGLMLDKALWENITSVSWLGQGRGGLMPRRSRLVARSRGHMERLRVRGDVHGRAGNLSGGNQQKAVLAKWLDADPAVLALDDPTRGVDVGARTELHAIVRDLAAEGKVVMIASSDLAELVELCHRVVVLQRGRIVDALEGDRLTEPELSLAMNAGFADPL; encoded by the coding sequence ATGCTGGTCGCCTCCGGCCTGGTCAAGCACTACGGCGGGGTCACCGCCCTCGACGGCGTCGGCATCACCCTGGACGCGGGGGAGGTGCACGCGCTCGTCGGCGAGAACGGCGCCGGCAAGTCCACCCTTGTGAAGATCATCTCCGGGGTGGTGCGGCCCGAGGGCGGCACGGTCGAGCTGGACGGCGCGCGCGTCCGGTTCGCCGACGCCCGGCAGGCGGCGGCGCAGGGCGTCGCGATCGTGTCGCAGGAGCTGATGACCTACGACGACCTGACCGTGCTGGAGAACCTCTTCCCCTACGGGGCGCCGCGACGCGGGGGCCTGGTCAGCACGCGGGAGATGCGGCGCCTGGCCGAGCCCGTCCTGGCCGAGCTGGGCCTGGACCCGCCGCCGCACGCCAGGGTCGGCGAGCTGCCCCTCGCCGACCGGCAGCTTCTGGAGATCTGCCGGGCGCTGCTGCAGAACCCGCGCGTCCTGATCCTGGACGAGCCCACCTCGGCGCTGCCCCGCGACGCCGCCGCACGGCTCGCCGCCGTCACTCGGCGGCTGGCCGGACGGGGCCTCGCCGTCCTGTACATCTCGCACTTCCTGGAGGAGGTCATGCGGGTCGCGACGCGGGTCACCGTCCTGCGTGACGGCCGGGTCGTGCTGCCGGGCGAGCCCGCGGCCGACGTCGGGCTGGACTCCCTGGTCACCGCGATGCTCGGGCAGCCCGCCCGGCATGCGACAGCCGCGACCGCCGCCCCGCGCCGCCCCGGCGGGGCGGCGGTCGCCCTGAACGGCGTGACGGTGCCCGGCCGGCTGCGCGAGGTCTCCCTCACCGCCGAGGGCGGCGAGATCGTCGGGCTGGTCGGCCTGCAGGGCTCCGGCCACCTGTCCGTGCTGGACGCCGTGTGCGGGCGGGCCCGGCCGTCGTCCGGCACGGTCCGGCTGCCGGACGGGCGGAGGCCCCGCTCCGCCCGGCACGCGGTGACCGCGGGCGTCGCCTACATCTCCGGCGACCGCAAGGGTCGCGGGCTGATGCTCGACAAGGCGCTCTGGGAGAACATCACGTCCGTGAGCTGGCTCGGTCAGGGACGCGGCGGGCTCATGCCGCGCCGGTCCCGCCTCGTCGCGCGCTCCCGCGGCCACATGGAGCGGCTGCGGGTGCGCGGCGACGTCCACGGCCGGGCGGGGAACCTGTCCGGCGGCAACCAGCAGAAGGCCGTCCTCGCCAAGTGGCTGGACGCCGACCCGGCCGTCCTCGCCCTGGACGACCCGACGCGCGGCGTGGACGTCGGCGCCCGCACCGAGCTGCACGCCATCGTCCGCGACCTCGCCGCCGAGGGGAAGGTGGTCATGATCGCCTCCAGCGACCTGGCCGAGCTGGTGGAGCTGTGCCACCGCGTCGTGGTCCTCCAGCGCGGCCGCATCGTCGACGCCCTGGAGGGCGACCGGCTCACCGAGCCGGAGCTGAGCCTCGCCATGAACGCCGGCTTCGCCGATCCCCTCTAG
- a CDS encoding acyl-CoA dehydrogenase family protein: MAWDFETDPAYQELLDWADAFVQDEVEPLDLVLGDPYDKADPRYKRLVRPLQDQVRDKGLWACHLGPELGGQGYGQVRLALLNEILGRSRWAPSVFGCQAPDSGNAEIIAHFGTPEQKERYLRPLLDGEISSSYSMTEPHGGADPTLFTTRAVRDGDGWVINGEKWFSSNARHATFLIVMAVTNPDVSAYEGMSMFIVPADAPGLITVRNVGVGAEREGSHGYLRYEDVRVPAESLLGEEGGAFVIAQTRLGGGRIHHAMRTIAQVRKAFDMMCERAVSRQTRFGPLAKMQMTQEKIADSWIEIEQFRLLVLRTAWLIDRHRDYKKVRKDIAAVKAAMPKVYHDVVQRAMHLHGALGVSNEMPFAAMMMGAEAMGIADGPTEVHKITVARQLLRDVEPVEGLWPSGHLPTRRAAARERFAEALEHAIGNE; the protein is encoded by the coding sequence ATGGCTTGGGACTTCGAGACCGACCCCGCCTACCAGGAACTTCTCGACTGGGCGGACGCCTTCGTCCAGGACGAGGTCGAACCCCTCGACCTGGTGCTCGGCGACCCCTACGACAAGGCCGACCCCCGCTACAAGCGGCTCGTGCGCCCCCTCCAGGACCAGGTGCGCGACAAGGGCCTGTGGGCGTGTCACCTGGGTCCCGAACTGGGCGGCCAGGGGTACGGGCAGGTGAGGCTCGCGCTGCTGAACGAGATCCTGGGCCGTTCCCGCTGGGCGCCGTCGGTGTTCGGCTGCCAGGCGCCCGACTCCGGCAACGCCGAGATCATCGCCCACTTCGGCACGCCCGAGCAGAAGGAGCGCTACCTGCGCCCCCTCCTGGACGGCGAGATCTCCTCTTCCTACTCGATGACCGAGCCGCACGGGGGAGCCGACCCGACCCTGTTCACCACGCGCGCCGTCCGCGACGGGGACGGCTGGGTCATCAACGGCGAGAAGTGGTTCTCCTCCAACGCCCGCCACGCGACGTTCCTGATCGTGATGGCCGTGACGAACCCCGACGTGTCCGCCTACGAGGGCATGTCGATGTTCATCGTGCCGGCCGATGCGCCCGGGCTGATCACCGTGCGGAACGTGGGCGTCGGCGCCGAGCGCGAGGGCTCCCACGGGTATCTGCGGTACGAGGACGTCCGGGTGCCGGCCGAGTCTCTCCTCGGAGAGGAGGGCGGGGCGTTCGTCATCGCCCAGACACGCCTGGGCGGCGGCCGCATCCACCACGCCATGCGGACGATCGCGCAGGTCCGCAAGGCGTTCGACATGATGTGCGAGCGCGCGGTCTCCCGGCAGACCCGGTTCGGGCCGCTGGCGAAGATGCAGATGACCCAGGAGAAGATCGCCGACAGCTGGATCGAGATCGAGCAGTTCCGGCTGCTCGTGCTGCGCACCGCCTGGCTGATCGACCGGCACCGGGACTACAAGAAGGTCCGCAAGGACATCGCCGCGGTGAAGGCCGCGATGCCGAAGGTCTACCACGACGTCGTCCAGCGCGCGATGCACCTGCACGGCGCCCTCGGCGTGTCGAACGAGATGCCGTTCGCCGCCATGATGATGGGGGCCGAGGCGATGGGAATCGCCGACGGCCCCACCGAGGTCCACAAGATCACCGTGGCCCGGCAGTTGCTGCGCGACGTCGAGCCCGTCGAGGGCCTGTGGCCTTCCGGCCACCTGCCCACCCGCCGGGCGGCGGCCCGCGAGCGGTTCGCCGAGGCCCTGGAGCATGCGATCGGCAATGAGTGA